TCGCCCCCGTGCCAACAACACTGAGCAGGTCTTCGTCGTAAGGATTGTGGCTGTTACTCTGGGAATGCCGATGCTGATACTGCCGAGGGTACGCCACCTGCGGGTGATGCCAGGGCTCACCGTCCGAATTCTGCGATATCTGTGAATTATTcctctgttgctgttggtgctgctgtgctCGCTTGATGTAAGCACAcacacccaacccagcctcCACAATGTCCTTTTTCATGACAAACAGGTACATCGCCACCACTTCTTCGTAGCCTGGACTCCTGGGGTCGATCTCATCGGCATAGGTCAAGATTGCCATTGCTGATTTGAGGTACGAGAGCTCAATGTTTGGCGGGCAACTGCTCGGGTCGGAGAGGAGCCCTAGAGCGAAGGGGCGGTATAATGCTAGTAGTGGTCGGCGGACGTGCATATCCAACAAGGCTCGGTGTCGCCATTCTTTGTGGCTGTTTTCTGGGTTGAGAGAGGCGTGTCttgggaagagggcggcaatgtcggagaggaggttttcGAGGTTCTGGCCAGCGGACAGGATAGGTTGGTAAGAGTCGAGGGTTGGAAGATGGGATATCAAGGCTGCGGCTTCGATTCTAGCTGGGAGAGTTCGGGAGGTGTAGGCTTGAAGACGGTTACTCGTAGAGTGGTCGAGTGGGAGTGACGGCGGCAAACTAGGCGTCGTAGGGGAGAGAGAACCATCGTCGAGATTGGAGGGTGGTTTGCAGCTGTATTCACCCGCCCGGATGGCAAACGGAAGGGCGCACATCAACGAAATGTGGAGGTCCATTTCAACCAGAGTGTACCACAGTCGTCGGCGCATCTCGCCGATGAAAGGACTTGACGGGGGAAGCTCAGAAGGGTCTCGGTGGAGGTCCATCGTCATGGCCATGCGAATTATGTAGCCTAATTGCGTCCAGGAGGAGCGTTGGTGGGGGCAGATGGTTCGTTCGGcgtggagaaggaggagctcggTCTGGAGAGTGGTCAAGTCGGTGATTTGTTTTCTTCGAAGATCATCTAGCCAGTGCCTGACCAATATGCAGGCAGTGGGGATGTTGACGCTGGTGAATCTATCCTGCCCTAAACCTCGAGAATCTGTCCCAAAGCGAGCCGCGATGCTGATCATGCAGAGCAACCGAGGAAGAAAGCTTTCGCTACAGCCTCGTTTGTCCCAGTACTGGGCATATTCTTGGTGGAAAGACGAGACGTGGACCATCCGATACAAGCCTTCAGAAATGACAAAATACTGATTGACGAGCCTGTCGCAGACGGATCGTGGTGGTAAAACATCGTTCATGCGTTTCTGAATTGGCATCATGGAATCGACATAGACGGTGATGGGCTCGAGAGCCTTGTGGTGTTCCTTTTTCAGCACTCGGCATGCGTTCTGTAGGCGGGCAAAGGGTCCCCGCAGGTGATCTGTTCTCGCCGTGGTTCTCAGAAGATCATCGGCCTCGTCGAACTCCGATGGACGTCAGTGTCTCAGTTTGACCGTTTCATCGAGCACATGTCTTACAATATTCAGCAGAACCTGCGTGCTGTCCAGACCTTGGGGACTTGGGAACCGGAAACCTGGGTTGAATGGACGGCTCCGAATGGCCATTGACTGTCGGTAGGGAAATGTTGGTGAAGACTTTTCTGTGATGATCCTCTCGAGGCGCTCCAGCCGTGCTGCCATCTCGTCCAGGCCGACCTGAGGTTTATGATAGTGCTCCATGCCGTTGGATTGCGAGAATGGTCGAGGATAATCTCCATCATTGATGCTGGTAAGGTGTTGAGGGCGTTTGACCGGTCTTTCAGCCGATTCTCCATCAGACCCGTCtgagccaccaccattctCCTGGTCAGTATATCGACAAGGCCTTCGGGACTTCTGACACTGAGAACATGGTGCTACTCGATCACACTTCAACTTGCGCTTGCTGGCCAAAAGATTAGTTCcaggcttctcctccccggCAGAAGCTCATCCCTTACCGGCATTCGACACAAGACTTGACTGGTCGAGGGCGCTTGACGCTCTTTGGCTGGACTGTTGGATCTAGCACGGTCGACGAGGTTACGGACGGTGTTCTAGGCAACACAGGACCTCCACCTTCGAGCAGTGCTTCCATGGTGACCTCTCGAGAATGACCTGTCGTCAGTGACTGGCATTGGAAAATTGAACGAGCAGAAAATGAGCGGTGGCTTGGGTGTCGACTCTCGAAGGGCTCAGCTTGGGGCGGCGGTTTGGCGGGATATCAGAAACTTTGTGGTTGCTTCTTCTGGCGTCCCTTTCGCAAGCCCCCTTTTAGTCAGTCAGGAGGCATTAGAGGGAACACACGGCCGGTACGGTATTGTGCTGTGTATGTCACGAATCCACGGTCTCCCGAAACAACTGACTTCTCGCAATGTGCCACAACCCGCCCTCTGTTGGCCTCTCAGCCGCGACATGCGGCACTTGggctttgggggagggggggggagataGGTATGGTTGACGCAACATTGAGAACATGGCGAGCAAAGGGCGAGAGCAAAACCGTCCTTGTATGCATGCATCCTGCAAGACTgccc
This window of the Podospora pseudoanserina strain CBS 124.78 chromosome 3, whole genome shotgun sequence genome carries:
- a CDS encoding hypothetical protein (EggNog:ENOG503NXH0; COG:B), encoding MEALLEGGGPVLPRTPSVTSSTVLDPTVQPKSVKRPRPVKSCVECRKRKLKCDRVAPCSQCQKSRRPCRYTDQENGGGSDGSDGESAERPVKRPQHLTSINDGDYPRPFSQSNGMEHYHKPQVGLDEMAARLERLERIITEKSSPTFPYRQSMAIRSRPFNPGFRFPSPQGLDSTQVLLNIFDEADDLLRTTARTDHLRGPFARLQNACRVLKKEHHKALEPITVYVDSMMPIQKRMNDVLPPRSVCDRLVNQYFVISEGLYRMVHVSSFHQEYAQYWDKRGCSESFLPRLLCMISIAARFGTDSRGLGQDRFTSVNIPTACILVRHWLDDLRRKQITDLTTLQTELLLLHAERTICPHQRSSWTQLGYIIRMAMTMDLHRDPSELPPSSPFIGEMRRRLWYTLVEMDLHISLMCALPFAIRAGEYSCKPPSNLDDGSLSPTTPSLPPSLPLDHSTSNRLQAYTSRTLPARIEAAALISHLPTLDSYQPILSAGQNLENLLSDIAALFPRHASLNPENSHKEWRHRALLDMHVRRPLLALYRPFALGLLSDPSSCPPNIELSYLKSAMAILTYADEIDPRSPGYEEVVAMYLFVMKKDIVEAGLGVCAYIKRAQQHQQQQRNNSQISQNSDGEPWHHPQVAYPRQYQHRHSQSNSHNPYDEDLLSVVGTGARGPSYPWSAVTMAQTVERTLDRLVTLIPDASSDVNEIVALGVVLSSVWPGTMDEKMQKMQRMVGRVQDIVGGALAKMGISASAVQHQPAPPPGYAKLAAGVGGPPVTNGYVNDGMNHDDGVLNWEHFLERWDTLAGSPLIPPPGPQLQAQHQQQHREYTAASGLRN